Genomic window (Ctenopharyngodon idella isolate HZGC_01 chromosome 20, HZGC01, whole genome shotgun sequence):
ACACTTTTTCTCCAGACTGCATGTGTTACTGTACAGGATGACAGCCTGTCTGTCATATTACTGGATCCTGTGTGTAGCCCAACAACCAATCACTCACTTGCACATTTATGATCCAAAGATCCCTTTGATTATGATTAAGATATGAATGAATGCTGTTCAAAGTGAGAAAcatttaagaaatgtttatattaCAAGTTAACTCCATCTGCTATTACAGTTAAGCATTCaaacatgttgaaaacagcAATATCCGACTTGGAAAAAGCAGTaactttattttgtatattgagTAACAAAATTGCGTAACTTTTTATTGTCATATTAAATcattacataatattacaaaagataatgtacatgtaaaataatatccttatcagttttattttgaacaaCATCACCCATTTGTATTGATGACAGCCATCTTGCTTCATCACATCTCATTGCCGTTTAATCCCAGTAATAGTGTTCCTTTTGCAATAAACACATCATTGttatgaaaacaattatttccATCCATTTAACATGTTTTCTGTCTTTATTATTAATAGAGTTTCACCTAGATGTTCTTCATCAGTCATGAAATTCAAAGTGATCAAGAAGGTTGTAACTTTGGCACCTCATTCATTTCACATTACAGTGTTGTATTAAGACCAGGACAAAACACATtggaatgttgttgtttttacaaaattacCTATTTACACCCAAGTGTATCTACATTACAAATGTATCTACATTGATCCACACAGTGGAAAATAATATAagcatatttttaatatgtcaCTCTTTTTTATAGTATTATAACTTATGCAACTTGTTTTATAGTAGGCTACAATTAATTGCATCAGTTGTATTTCTTCACAATATAAAAGCCACATTTTGATGACTGAACAACGATGCAAGAAACAAAGCGATCAGGCTCCTACATTGTTAAGCTATAGGAGTGCATTTAAGCTTGACTTtcagacaaaacacacacacacaaacacacaacttgCCCACAACAATGACGTCAGCAAGTTTAATCCAAGTCGACAGAAGTACAGCGGCACTGCTTCACGCGGCGCACGCGCTTCTTTTTGGTGCTTGGGATCTGCCCGGGACAGGTGAGCGTATACGTGACAGTCGTGAAACTCTTCGGCTTACACACGGAGCACGACTGAAACGCACTGTCCTCCTGATAAACGTGTCGAGGTATGTAGAATGAGTTGCACTGTCCGTAACAGAAGCGATTGATGATGGTGCGCGGCTGGCACCCGTCCTCGTAAATCATCAGTTTCAACGGCTGCGTTTTACACCAATCAAGTTTGAGATAACGGCGCTCCGTTACGTGTAAAGCCTCCTGGCTGGAGTCCAGCACCTCGTCCCCGACTGAAGGCGGTCCCATTCCCCCAGAACTGGCCTGCGGTGTCTGCGGTGACTGTTCCGACTGGTTTGGGCTGTATTTATTTGGGTGAGGAATGGCGCCTTGAAATCCCCCGGTTCCCCTGATCCTCGCCGGATTGCAGAGCAGCCACAAGACCACGATAGTGACAGCTAATGCGTCTTTAGTCATTCTTTCACATGAAGAAagaaatgtaacattaaatttaatatatagtaaattatatatacagtttgctattttaaggtttttaataaaaatatacaatattacattttataaaatatttcacataaatatcatataaatataaaattaacacAGCTAGCAAATGTTATACATAGATACCaattatttaatacaatttttaaaattttatctAAGTTCCCTACATAATTTTTAAAGCCATTATCCAGTAGATATGCACACTTACCTCAGATTAATGATAGTTCAAACTTCTTCACATGGACTTCAGCTGTTCACAAAGGTCTTTGTATACCATAACaaactacaattaaaaatagGTTGAACCGAAAGATCCAAAACTCAAGAGTGAGAGTCAAAATAAGGTATGGAGCTCTGTTCTGAGCGCTGACATTTAAGAGAATGGGGCAGTCCACGCCTCCTCAGTCTAAGATCATTCACAGCACTTGGGGATGGTCCAGTGCTTTTAGAGAGTAAGGTCCTTCACGATGAAGGCATATCGGATGCATATTTGTAATTTAGATGAATCATGAAGGTAAAAACACATACCCCAGAATATCTGCACATGAACAtatacataatttttatttgattaagtGGTATTACAATGAAAGTTGTGCCAAGAGAATAATCATTCATGTTACAATCACCTTTTGCACCCTTGCTCTATAATAATATGATTCATTTGAATATCACACATAATTTAATTCTCACTTTACTGTGAAACTGCAATGTCATTTTCATACAAATTATATGAACAACATCATGTTCAGGTCTTGATATTGCTTGTAGCAGTTTCAACTTCATCTTCCTCAGGGAAATGTGGCACTGATTTCTTGGCCACCACGTTATCCAGCCTCTGTCCCATCAGGTATGGATTTGCACTCTGAaacacagtcagtgacagatccTGTGACTTTTTACTGAAAATACGAGACATGTATGCAATGGTGGTCTATCTTATTCATGTTTTGATCTATTGAGAAAGATACAAccaaaatatacaaagaaaaataatggTTTAGTTATTCTCATATTTATAGAATaccctttttcttctttttggcCCACCCTTCAGCTTTTCATACAACAGTCCTTTATTctgaaagacaaaaaatagataTTTAGTGCAGTCTGTTACAGACCAGTATTTACACATTTGTACATTATGCATTCTCTGTACATTAACTGCTACAACGCACTCTCATGacaatttgtaactattttacattttggcgaATTGGTGGCTAAGTTGTATGAATTCGTAAAATCTCATTtgtaacttacttttttctaaaattGAATCATACGAATTCATGCGAAGTCACCACCTCATAAAATCAAACTACCCTAAAACTAAACTACCCACTATGACACTAACATTTTTCAGAGAGGTAATTTAAGGTCCttctacacttttttttatattatattgttattttgtattaaattacataGTTATTATGTAGTTAACTTGATTGATTTCACCAGTATGTACGTATGTAAGCACAGAAAAGTACCTGACAGaatcatcaattaaatattatgctaatgcacaaaaatatgttttgacaGGTTGGTTACTTTTATCCTTCTAAATATGATTAGTACAATAAAAGTCTGATAACTGAGAGAAAGTAAAGTAACTTCAAATTACTTTTCACtaaatgaatcattaatttcatttaaattaaaactcaGAAGTCTGCTCCGGCCTGTTTGAAGGTGTCAAGTGTGAACTTACCCACTTCGCTAGCGCAGGGTAGTCATGCTCAGGGTCAAAGAGATGCTGATGTTTCTGAAATTCTCGACTGAACTCTGCAGTGTCTGGAGAGTTCTCTAAACATCCATCAGCAGCTATAAAGACATGATCACATTTTAATGCTCCCCATTTTCAAACCATTCACAGAAGTTTAGAGTTGTCATACCTTTGGGGGAAAACGGTAAACTTTTCCTAAACAAATTTTATTCGCCTCAGAAAATGGATTCCTGGTTATTAGCTATGTGATTGATAATCTAAGTGAATGGTGGCACCACTGTATATTTCTGTATTCGGTTGCATTTGGATGTGCATACCAGTCTTTCCAAGGGGGCAAGGATTGGGAGGGTCGGGATAACCATGGTCCTCACTGAAGTCTTTGGGAACACTGTCCCCAGTTAACTCTGCAACAATGTTAGGGATGTTCCCATAAGGCCCGAGATGTTGGAGTCCCTCATGGGCACCACCTATTGGACAAAGTGTAAATTACAGATAAAGATAACCGCGTAATGAGTATTATATAAAGGATAACcctttaaactttaaagttCTTTTATTCCCTATATAATCATTCACATCTTGTATACAAAGAAACTCTTACCTTGGATGCTGAGAGGACCCACTATGTTGGTGGCCTGGTGCGCGGGATACTCGACCCTTGGCCGCGCGATTCCCAGCTGCTCCATCACACCATGAAGCAGGCGCTGGATATCCGCCTCCGACACCTGATCCACCGTGCGTGGACTGCGGCCAGAAACGACGGCCATCGAGCTTATGATGACACTCAGAAGAACCGTGTGTGTCATTTTCGGAGCCGAACCCATTGTTGACGTTCACTACACcgacaataaacaaaattttttgCTGCGATGTATGCTAAAAcgttatatgtaaataaaatatatacattatttttattattttatattcacCGACCAAATAATGTAGAAACTGGGTTATAAATTTGATTATATGATCTATAATTTAGATATTATTGAGCTCATAGAAAACGCACATCCCTGAATGTAACTACGTCACAAGTAAACAGGCTTGATAAAAACATAGGCCGTTATTATATACTCGCA
Coding sequences:
- the grem1a gene encoding gremlin-1a; amino-acid sequence: MTKDALAVTIVVLWLLCNPARIRGTGGFQGAIPHPNKYSPNQSEQSPQTPQASSGGMGPPSVGDEVLDSSQEALHVTERRYLKLDWCKTQPLKLMIYEDGCQPRTIINRFCYGQCNSFYIPRHVYQEDSAFQSCSVCKPKSFTTVTYTLTCPGQIPSTKKKRVRRVKQCRCTSVDLD
- the LOC127502818 gene encoding neuroendocrine protein 7B2, which encodes MGSAPKMTHTVLLSVIISSMAVVSGRSPRTVDQVSEADIQRLLHGVMEQLGIARPRVEYPAHQATNIVGPLSIQGGAHEGLQHLGPYGNIPNIVAELTGDSVPKDFSEDHGYPDPPNPCPLGKTAADGCLENSPDTAEFSREFQKHQHLFDPEHDYPALAKWNKGLLYEKLKGGPKRRKRSANPYLMGQRLDNVVAKKSVPHFPEEDEVETATSNIKT